The Fibrobacter sp. UWT2 sequence TCGCCAATGTGTATGTTGCCGAGCAACTGGGCATGGGCGCCAAGCATCACGCCGTTGCCGATTTTCGGGTGACGGTCGCCGACTTCGTTGCCGGTACCGCCGAGGGTCACACCGTGCAAGAAACTGACGTTGTTGCCGACGACAGCGGTTTCACCGATGACGATGTTTGTGGCGTGGTCAATCAAAAGACCGTAACCGATTTTGGCGGCCGGATGAATGTCCATGCCAAACTTGCGGCTAATGATGCTCTGGAGCATCTTGGCGGGGAAGGAACGACCTTCTTGCCAAAGGGCATGGGCGGCGCGATAAGCCTGCAGACCCTGGAAACCCTTGAAGAACAGAAGCGGTTCCAGAAAACTCGTGCAAGCCGGGTCGCGGAGGACTGTAGCGTACAAGTCCTTGCCAGCGCATGTGACCAGTTCCGGATACTTGAGGTAAAGAATGCCGAAAACCTTTTCAAGTTCGGCGCGGTCAATCACCTCGCCTGCAAGCTGACATGAAAGAGTGACCGAAAGCATCGCGGCAAAGTTCTTGCTGTTAAGAATTTGCTCCGTAATCATCAGCACCGAAAGCGGTTCGTCGTGAACCAGTTTTTCGGCTTCGCAGCGAATTTTGTGTTCTATCTCTTCGACGTTCATTTCTTTGCCTTGTCCTTCGAGTCTTCTTCTTCGTCATCCAAAGTGGGAATCACCTTGTTTTCGCGGCACAGGTTTTCTTCGCGGATTTTGAAGGTGAAGTCAACGAGGTTGTTTTCAAACATTTTCTGGTAGGGCTTTTTCTTCTGCACGCTTTCGAGCGCGCAGGTGCAGTAGTTGATGCGCTGTATCAAAGACTTTTCGCTGCCGGGAGTTCCCTTGCCAAAAACGCATTCGTGCATAATGGCGTATTCCATGGCGCGATCGTAGCGGTACTTGCACTTGTTTGGCATGTCGGGCTGGGCCGCCACGCGTTCGATAATGCCTTCGTTCGGAATGCTGGTGAACACACTACAAGTAATGAAACCTGCAATAAAGAATAGCAAGCATACGCCCAGGTTAATCAGGAATCGTTTGCCGCGGCCGAGCTTGTTGTAGCTGCGTTCTACAGCTTCGAAAGCTTGGGTGGCATGGAGTCGGACGTCATCTAAATCGTTGTTTTCCATTTAGTTGGTCTCCTGTAGTGTCCATATATCCGGTAGGAATCGGTAATTGTTTGCGTAGTCGAGCCCGTAACCTACCACGAATTCGTTTGCTATTTCAAAACCTACAAAATCTGCCGTGATGTCTACTTCGCGACGCTCCTGTTTGTTCAGTAAAACGCAGGTACGAACGTCTTGGACGCCCGCTTCCCGGAGCATTTCGCAAAGTCCGAGCAGTGTGGAACCTGTGTCGGCGATGTCATCGACCATCAGGATTTTTTTGCCCTGAAGGTTGATTCTTTCAAGACCCTGCACCTGGAGCTTGCCGCTCGATTCCATGGATTCGCCGTAGCTAGAGGCTTTGATGAAGGCGATTCTCTTTTGAGTCGCATTTATGCCTTGAACCTTGGCGAGTTCGCGAGTCAAGTCGGCGGTAAACATGTAGGCGCCGGTGAGTGCCGAAATCAGGATGTCGTAATCGTAAGCCGCAGCGATTTCACGGGCAAGCGTTGCCACCCGTTCATGAATCTCGGTTGCGTCAATCAGCGGTTTTTCGGACATCCTGTACATGCTTTACTCCTCAAGGAATTACGTTTCAAAGTTCAGCCAGCTGAACATGGGCTTGAGTGCCGCAATCTTGCTGGTCGGGTATTTCACGTATTCCTGGTATGCGGGGAACACCTTGTTTTCGAGGCTCGTCTTGTCGATGCCGAGGCCAAGCCAGTCGGCCACGGTAATGAGGCCCGTAATGTGCTTGACTGCAGCCGGGTCGAAACTTTCGAACACGGAATCAATCAGCTTTACGAGCTTGGCATGGAACATGCGACCTGTACCGCCGAACGAGAAGTGGGTATGCAATGCCTTTGCTTCTTCGATCAGGTCCTTGATTTCGTCGAAGACCTTTTGGTCGTCAGATTCCATGTAGGCGAGCGCCAGATGGTGAATCTTGGAGTTGATTTCGAGCGAAAGAATCTTGCGCATGGTGTCCGGCAGGGTATGGTCGAGGTCGGCCAGACTGTCGATTGAAAGGCCATGCGAAAGGGCGAAGTTTGAGAACGATTCCGTAATTTCGTTCAGGTACTTCTTAGTCGAAATCTGGTTGATGCGCTTGATGGAGTCGCTCATAAGGTTACGCATACGCACCACGTAGGCGGTGGGGTAGGTATCCTGCAGTTCCTGGGTACTCATGTTCGGGTTTTCGACGAACTTGAGACCGTTCTGTTCGTTTTCGCCATCGGCAACCACCAGGTTGATTCGGCCGAGCATGTCGGTAATGGCAAGCACCGTCGAAATGCGGCGCTCGTTGATGTACTTGTCGTAATACTCGGTGCGTACAAGCGTCTGACGTCTGCGAGAAGCAATCTTCGTGGCAACAATCTTCTTGTTCTTTTCCGAATCGTCTTCCAGGTTCAAGTGGAACATGGCGGCTTGTTCGGCCATTTCCTTCACGACCACCGGAACCTTTTCTTCGGCGTAGTTCGTAAACACTTCGGCGCCGTTCCACTTGTGTTCGTTACTCGTGGCACGGGCGAGAATGCTAATGACTTCGTTCTTGATATGGTGACCGTACGGCAGGAATGGTTCCAGAAGCTCCATGGCACGCAGTGCGTAACGCATGTTCTGCACCGGTTCCAGACCTTCGATGTCGTTGAAGAACCAGCCGCAGCTCGTAAAGCTGAACAGGCAGAACTTCTGGATTTCAAGCAGGCGGATAGCTTTCGCGCACATGTCCGGATCGTTCGGATCCTTGACGGTCTTGGCGAGGAACGCCTTGATGCGGGATTCGTCTTCGGGAGCGACCAGGACTTCCACAAAGTTGTTGCGGGCTTCCCACGGATCCACATCCGAAATCTTTTCGAATTCGCGGTAGAAGATGTCGTCGGCGAGCTTTTTCAGGTGGTTGAATGCGTCGCGCAGAGGACCGCGCCATTTCTGGTTCCAGCCCGGGCCGCCGCCTGTCGAGCATCCGCAATCGCGGTACCAGCGGCCAACACCGTGGGCGCAGCTCCAGGCGCAACCTTCACTGTAGAAATTCTTGAGCAATACTTCGTGCTGCGGCGGGAATTCTTCGAGGAACCAGCCGTAGTTTACCGGCACCATGTTATGGTCGGGAGCGTAGTGGTTGTAGAGCCAGGCGGCGCACATGTCGCCAAACGGTTCATGGTGACCGTAGCTTTCGCCATCGGTACCGATGCTTACCAGCTGCGGGTCGGTGCGCTTTTCGTCCCAGGCATCCCTGATGCGGTTGCCGAAGGTGCCTGCATCGCGCAGCAAGTGTTCAAAGCCCACGGCAGAAGAAAGCCACGGGTTGTAGAAGAATACATCCAGGTAGCCGTCGCAAACGAGTACGCCGTCTTTGTTGCGCGGGTAAATGCGGTACGGGCGAGTCGTGTCGATATCGGTGTTGCTGCAGCCGGTCCATTCGGTATCACCCAGCTTGCGGAACTTGTCGGCCTGCGTGGGTGAAAGAATCGTGTACTTGATACCGGCCTTGATGAGTTCCACCACCGTCTCGAAGTTGATGGCGGTTTCGGCGAGCCACATGGCTTCGGGCATGCGGCCAAAGTGGAACTTAAAATCTTCGATGCCCCAGCGGATCTGCGTCTTTTTGTCTTCGGCAGATGCGAGCGGCATAATGATGTGGTTGTACACCTGCGCAATGGCGTTACCATGACCATTTAGGCGTTCGGCGCTTCGCTTGTCGGCTTCTTGAATGCGCTTGTAGGTGTCGGGCGCGTTCGTGCGAATCCAACCCATGAGAGTCGGACCCATGTTGAAGCTCATAAAATCGTAGTTGTTGACAATATCGACAATACGTCCGTTCGGGCTCAAAATACGGCTGGCGGAATTCGGACTATAACATTCACTTGCAATACGGTCGTTCCAGTCGTGGAAAGGGCGTGCGCTCGGCTGATTCTCGATAACGCCCGTCCAAGGATTTTCACGAGGCGGCTGGTAAAAGTGACCGTGGATCGTAAAATAAAGGGGGTGCTTCTTTTCCATGTTAACAAATATAAAAAATAGTGAGCGGTAGGCAGTTGACAGTAGACAGAAGGACTCGCCTGAGCGAGTCCTTGTTTGTGGAAAATTGGGAATATTTTTTGCTTCGCCTACTTCACCCTGATTCTCTGCGCGTAGCCTGCGGTGCCGTTTTTGGCGCGTACGATGTAGTTGCCGCTGGCGATGCCTTCGAGGCTGAATTGCAGGGAACCTGCGGGCAGGTTGCCCTTGGCGAGGCTTGCTACTTTGTGTCCGAGCATGTCAAAGAGCGCGATGCTTGTGTGGCCTGCTTGCGGAATGGTGATGTTCAGGTTGTTGCCTTGCAGCGTGATGCTTAATTTATTTGAAATTCGGTTGAATGCGCTTGTGGTAACTTCGGCGATGTATTTGTCCCAGCCGGGCATGTTGTCGAGAGCGATAATGCGTTCGTCGTCCAGGTTTCGCTTCCACATGTCGGCAGGAGTCTTTTCCAAGAAGTTTCCGCTCCAGGTCTGGCTCCAAGTCATCCAGTAGCTCCAATAAGCCTTGTCTTCGGCAATGCTGTCGATGTCCGGAATAGCGCCGTTTTCGCTCAAGGCAATCATCTTGCTTGTGCCCACGTCGCTCACAATCTTGTTGTAGTAATTGGCGGCAGAGTTGTGGTCGTTCAGCGGGTCGTAAATGTCAACAGCGACAATGTCCACGTATTCATCGCCCGGGTACCAGGCTGCATTCAGTGCGCTGTAGTCGTAACCGAATTTCGGGTCGGTATTGATGTTCCAGACCCAAATCAAGTTGTTGAGCTTGTTGGTTTCGACCATGCGCTTGAATACCAAGCGGTACAGCTGTACATAGCATTCGGCGCTTGCGGTACCCCACCAGAACCAGCCACCGCTGGCCTCATGCAAGGGGCGCCATACGACGGCAATTCCCTTGTCTTGCAGTTGCTTGAAGTAGCCCGAGACAATGTCCACGTCGGCGACGATGTCCTTGTATTCCTGTGAGGTTTCATCAATTTCTTGGCACTTGTCGCCCTTGAAAGCCTTGGTGTAGTTAAAGCAGGTATTTGTGTTCGAAGTGCCCATGACGCCTTCGGTGCAGCCGGGGTTGTTAAAGCCTGCGGGAGTGCCCTGCGTGTAGAATACGGTGTCTTCGCCCACCTTCCAGTGCCAGGTATAAGTCGGAATGCCGCCCATTTTCCACAGGTCTTCGGTCATGAACAGGTTGTTTTCGGTGTAGCCCTTGAACCAGCCTTCTTCGTGGTGGCCGCCTGCGGCAAACAGCATGTCGAAGCCGCCAATAGCGGGGTAGTGGCCGCTACGCTTGTAGAATTCGGCGATGTCGGTCTGGCCCTTCCACGAGACTTCTTCGTCGCTGAACTTGCAAGAGTCTGCGGGCGTGCATTCGCCGGGGCCCAAGAGTTTCATGTCGCCATAATTGTAGTTGAAATTCTGGTCGCTAATCATCATGCCGCTAATGGTCTTTTTGCCGAAGTTCTCGCGCAGGAAACTATAGAGCTTCTGGGCGCTTTCGCTTGCGTTCGGCGTGACTGGTGCAGTTCCGATGTTGAATGTCGGGTCGGGGTGGCGTTCTATGGTAATGTAGTCCACGCCAAGAGCCTGGTTACCCACGGTAATTTTGTTTTCGCCGGCCTTCATTTTGGCCGATGCCGAAACCACGTAGCTCGAATCGCAGTTGCGCGGGGTGGTAAGCATGGAACCTACATCCACACCGTTGACCGCGATTTTAGAGGTGGTCCAGTCGTATTGCTTGATTAAAACCTTGGTGGTAATATCGTAGACGGCGGTTTCTTCAACCTTGACGGTGAACGTGATGCCGCTAGGGTCTGCGGTCTTTGCGTATTTTCCGCCCGAAAATTCGGCGCCTTCGGCAACGCTTGCGCCAGGCAAATCTTCGGCTTCGTACATGGTGGGGGCTGCAAAAGCAGACACCATAGAGAATGCGGACAGCGCCGCGAGTAATTTACATCCCATACAACACTCCTTAATTTATGCCTTAAATATACCTTCGAATGGCCGCGATTTTCATTTTGAAAGCAAAAAAGCGGAAAAGATGTTGTCTTTTCCGCAATAGCCTAAAAGGCGTTTTTTAGTGAAATTTGCTTATTTTAGCGTAATTTTGTGGTTTTGAGTCAAACTGTTCGCCTGGATACGCACTAGGTACGGTCCGCGGGCGAGGCGAGAAAGCGCAATCGTGCCGTTTTGGCTCATCTTTTTCGCGAGCACGCGGTTTCCTTGCAAATCATAAATCGAGACTTGTGCCGTTGAGGCGTTCAAGTTTACCTGCAAATCGCGACCGACAAGCTGGATTGTAGAGGCTGCTTTCTTGGCGGAGGCGATCACGGTCGTCTGCATTTCGTACTTGTTCCAGCCGGGCATGTCTTCGAGCGTCAATGTGTATTCGTTGTTCATGACGGTCTTCCAGCTTTCAGCATTGTTGTCGTTTGCCCAGCCTTCCATGGCGTAGTCACCGTACCACGGCATGAACCAACTCCAGTTGGCGCCATCGGCCTTCATTTCATCGGGGTAGGGCACGGAGCCGTTTTCAGATAGTGTGACGATTTTCTTGGCACCGTACGTATCCTTGACTTTTTCGAAAGAGCTAATGAGCGAGGCGTGATTTGATTCGCGCGGGTAGTAGTAATAGTCGCGACCCACCACGTCTACGTATTCGTCGCCGGGATACCAATCCAGTGCATCGGGCGCTTCGTCAGTGGTCCAAACCCAAATCAAGTTATGCAGACCTTTCTTGTTCACAAAGGTGTCGAACATGAGTTTGTACAGGGCTACGCAGGCTTTGGCGCCGTCGGTGCCCCACCAGAACCATTTGCCGCTTGCTTCGTGAAGCGGACGCCACAGCACGGCTACGCCTTCTTTCTGGAGCGTGAGCAGGGAATCGGCGATCATTTCCATGTCGCGCATAATGGCCTTGTATTCGTCGCTGTCGGTTTTCCACTTGCCGGTAGTGGTGTCGTAAGCGAGGCCGATGCTAAATTCGGTGTAGGGATCGTTTCCGCTCGATTGTGTGTAGAATGCTTCTACGGTGTGCATCGGGTCTTTCCAATGCCAGTTGAATTGCGGAATGCCACCCTTCTTCCATACGGTCTTTGCCATTTCTAAGGAAGCATGCGTGTAACCCTGATACCATTGTTGATCGGAATTCTTGCCGGAGGAATGCAAGAAGTCAAAACCGACGAGAACCACGTTCTTGCCGCTTGCCTTGTTGATGTAGCTGAGTTCGGTCTGGGTGTCAAAATCTTGCGGGGTGTATTTGCCGTCGTTTTCGAAGGGGCGTTCGGTCATCACGCCGCTAATGACTTTCTTGCCGAAGTTCGTGTACAAGAAGTTGTAGAGCTTCTGGGCGCTTTCGGTGGGCTCCGGAGTGACGGGCTTGGGGCTGATGTTCCAAGGTGTCGCTTCGAATTCGGTGATTTCGATATAGTCAATGCCGACCCATCCCCAGGAATGCGTAATCCCGATGGTGTTTTCACCTTTTTTCAGCTTGATTTTTCCTGCAGCTTTAAGCGTCGTGAATTCATCGGCAGAGCCGAAGGTGATTTGGCCGGCGGAGCTTCCGTTCAAAGTCAAATTTTGAGTCTTGTTGCCGCGATCGGTAGGGAGCTTGTAGTTCACATACAGCGTGTAGTAACCGTCGCTAGGCATGTCTACGGAGAACGCAAGATCGCCTTCACCCATTTCGACGTACTTGCCGCCCGAAGCGTTTGCGTCTGCAACGGTTTCAAGTTTGTGGTCGTCGGCGGGTACAGCGGCTTCGGCCTCAACGCGAATGGCTGCGGCCATGGAGTAGGTCGATAAAGCGAGTGCTGATGCGGTTAAAAAATGATAGGTGTTCATACAACCTCCGGTTCTTTTTAAAATAATTTAATTTTCCCGGTTTGAAAATTTTGTAGCCTAAAAAAAGTGTTCTGAAAAGAAGAATCCCCGCGGCAAACTTGCGTCGACCACGGGGATTCAGGAGTCATGAAGAGAAACTTACTTGATTAAGACCGGCTGAGTGGCAGCGAGGCCTGCGCCCTTGACGCGTACGATGTAGCGGCCCTTGGGCATATCGGCGAGGCTGAATGCGCTGGTGCCTGCGGCGAGGTTACCCTTGTAGAGCGTTGCCACGCGCTTGCCGTTCATGCCGAACACTTCGACAGCGACCATGCCAGCCTTGGCGGTGGTGAGCGAGACGGTCTTACCCGAGATGGCGAGCTTGGCGGAGGCGCTAGCCTTGGCGACTACCGGCTTGATGGCGGCAGGTGCGCCCGTTTCGTCGACGAGTTCAATCTTTGCGATATGACCCTTGCTCTGATCGGCGGCGGTGAAGAGTTCGGTCTTCTTGTCGAATGCGGAAATCACCTTGCCGTTGTCGGCGACGAGTTCATCGAAAATCACGGTTCCTTCGAAGCCTACTGCTGCAACCATGAGCGTTACAGAGAAGAGGTTGTCGAGGTCAATCGGATGTTCCACCTTGTCGTCGTCTTCGTACTTGGTAATGTCAAATTCGCAAGTAGCGGAGGCTCCGTCGTTGATCCAGCAGCCGGTGGAGGTAGACATTTCCCACGTCCAACCGTCATCTGCCATACCGTTGCGGACAAAGGCGAGACCAACCCAGATGCCATTGTCTGCACCGCCGGAACCGTTATTCGTAATCTTCAAGGAAACTGTCGTTGCGCCAGTGAGGTTCGGAACCTTTTTGAGTTCGATGTTTGCACCGCTGTCGTTCAAGGCAGTGTAGGTCACGGCCATCATCAGGTTCTTGTAGTCTTCAGGAGTAGCTTCGCCGGCACCGTACTTGGCATTTTCAGTCGAAGTCGGGCAAGCCTTTGTTGCAGAGGCTGCTTCGCTATAGTTGTCCCAACCCGGCATTTCGTCGAGCGTGATGATTCGTTCGTCGGCGAGGTTCTTCTGCCATACGCTTGCGGCGGTTTGGCTCACGTAGCCTGCAGACCAGGAATCATACCACGGCATCCACCAGCTCCACGGAGCATTTTCTGCGTACATGTTGTCGACATCGGGAATCGGGCCGTTTTCGCTGAGGGCGATAATCTTGTTGGTGCCGCCCTTGTTGGCAAAGTCGATGAATGCAGCGCTGTTGCTCTGGTGATCGTTTGCCTTGTTGTAAATGTCAACGCTAAGAACGTCGTAGTAGGTTTCGCCCGGAGTCCAGGAAAGCTTGGAGGCGTCTTGCGGGTTAAAGTCCCAAATCAAGTTGTTCACGCCGTTCTTGAACACCATGCGTTCGTAGAGCAACTGGTAGAGGGCGATAAACTGCTTGCCCGTATTGATGCTCCACCAGAACCAGTTTCCGCCGGATTCATGCAACGGGCGGAAGATGGCGGCAACGCCTTCTTTCTGGAGGTCCAAGAAAATCTGGGAAACGTGGTCGATATCTCCGACAATTGCCTTGTAAGCGGCAGAAGTCGTATCCCAAGTGGTGGATCCCTTGATGAATGCTTCGGAGAAGTCGAATTCGGTGTAGGTGTCATGTGCTCCCTTCACGTAGAATTCAACTTCGTCACCCGGGCGCCAGTGCCACGTGAAGGCCGGGATGCCGCCCTTCTTCCAGGTGGTTTTTGCGATATCGATAGCCTTTTCGGTGTACTGCTGGAACCAGCCTTCGTCCTTGTTGGCGCCGGTTGCGTTCATGAGGTCTGCACCGATGAGTGCCGGGTACTTGCCGCCGGCCTTGAAAACTGCTTGCACGTCTTCGTGCTGGGTGGCGTCGCCAATGGTGTAGGCATCCATGTTGCCGGTCATTACGCCAGAAATGGTCTTCTTGCCAAAGTTGTTGACCAAGAAGTTGTAAAGCTTGATTGCAGACGGGGTGGCGTTCTTGGTAACGGGAGCGTTGCAAAGGGTGAATGCCTTGGCTTCGAATTCCTTGACTTCGATGTAGTCAACATCGATCCAGCCCCAGCTATTGGTAATGGCGATCGTGTTTGCGCCTGCTGCAAGTGTAAGGACGGTTTCGACATCGACAAACTTGCCTTTGTCTGTAACCGGGAAGGAAACCTGAGAGGTAGTACTGCCGACACCGACATAGTTGATCTTGTCGCCACCGTAATTGTTCATGTAGTGGACCACTACGCTGTATTGGCCGGCTTTCTCGACGGTAACAGCGGGGAACGTGATGTCGCCGCCGTTCATCTTGACGTACTTGCCGCCCGATGCTTCGGTATTGGAGGCGACAGCTGCGTCTTTGGTGAGTGTTCCGTCTTCGGCTTCGTATTGAGCAGCGCTTGCGGATGCTGCTGCGGCAAGGCCGAATGCGAGAAGGGTTTTAGTAAATTCCATAACAGACTCCTATATTGTCGTCTTGGAAAATAGTTTTTAAAAAACGCAAATCAAAGAATATTTTGAATTGTGTTGAATAAATCGTTGGGTAATTCTCAACAAAAAAATCCGCCAAAATGGCGGATTTCGTAGATTGCAGTTTACAAAAAACTTGCGTTTTTATAACTCGATGCCCATTTTTTCGTGGAAACGGAAGCCAAAATTGAATGTGCGTTCTTCACCAGGCGGGATCACAATGAGACCACGGTGGTGATTCAATGCATCGGGTTCCGTTGTCATGGGCTCGATAGCGATGCTCATGCGGTCAGGCGGCGTATAAATCTGGATGGCATTGTACTGTTCAACGCCGGCCTTTTGCCAAATGTCAAGCGTGTAACGGTTGCTTTCGAGCAAAACGTGAGCGTTGTTGATAAAGTCAGAGCCTACGGCCTGCAGTTGGGTGACGTCTTTTTCGAGGCAGAAACAGTCGTTGATGAATTCGTCGTTAATCTTGCGGCCGGATTCAAAACGGGTGTCTTCCTTGTATTCTCCGGTAGGAATATCGGCTTTGTCCAAAAGCGCCAAAGAGCATTTGGGCAGCTTCAGGTTCAAATTGTCGATTTTTTCACCCAACATAAAGTAGGGGTGCCAACCTTCGGAATAAGGCATGTCGGTGTTGCCGATGTTTTTAACGGTCGAGGTGATCGAAACGCTTTCGCCCGAGAAGGTAATGGTGTTCGTAGCGCGGAAGGGGAACGGGAAACCAGCAAATGCGCCCGGCCAATCGCAGGTGAATATGGCGGTGCAGCTGTCGTTTTCGCTTTCAAAGGAATCAAATTCCCATTCCTTATCCTGCAAGAATCCGTGCAGGGCATGGGGAGCCCAGCTTACGTTGTTCACAAGTTCGTAGGTCTTGCCCTGCCAAGTGAACTTGGCGAAGGCCGTGCGTCCCGGGAAGGGCGAGAGTCTGCAGCCCGCATTCGTGTCGGGAGAAATCTTACGGAGGGTCGCTTCGTCCCTATAGCCGTAAAGCAAGTCAAGCATGGTGGAGGTTCGGGCGTTTTGCGTATTTTCTACAGGGACACGCCAGGCATTCAAGCCGCTGCCGAAACCGTTCAAGATTTCAATTTCGGCGCCGTCGTCGCGTTGTAATACAAAACAGGGAATGGTGCCCAGGGGGCGGAAAATAAGCTTGAATTGACTCATAGGTTAATAAATGTACAATAAATCGGCACGAAATGCCCCGTTGCAACAATCAAATAAGAAAATATTAGAATACAATGTGACGATTTTCATACTTCTTTAAGCTTGAAAGCCACTTTTACTATCTTTGCCCCTATGGATTCCCAGACGATTGTTGCGCCGATGACGCCCATGGGCGTGAGTGCCGTGGCGGCCCTCCGCGTGAGTGGCTCCCGTGTGCGTGATGTCGTCGAGGGTTTGTTTGGCTCTAAGGCTGCTAAGGGGCTGGTACCCCGTATGGCGAATCTCGGTACCGCCCGTGACCCTAAATCGGGCAAGGTGCTCGATAGCCTCCTGTACATTTATTTTGAATCGCCTAATTCCTATACCGGCGAAGATGTGCTGGAACTTTACCCCCACGGAAACCCGCTGATTGTCCGTGACCTGTTGCAGACAATTCGCAGCATCGATGGTGTGCGCCTGGCCGAACCCGGCGAATACACCCGCCGCGCCTTTTTGAACGGCAAGATGGACCTGACCCAGGCCGAATCCGTGGCCGATGTGATTCACAGTGCGAACCGCGCGGAATTGGAAAACGCCCACCGCCTTTTGTCGGGTGCGCTTTCCAAGAAGATTGCGACGCTTTCTGCGCAGGTCAAAGATATTTCGGCCCGCCTCGAACTCGACGTAGACTTTGCCGAAGAAGAGGCCGACCCTGATTTTGCCGGCTGGGAAACGCGGTTTGTTTCAATCCGTGAATCGATCCAGCAAATTTTGAATAGCTTCCGCGGAAAGGCCGCCTTGAGCAGGCTCCCGCTGGCGGTTCTTTATGGCGCCCCCAATGCGGGCAAGTCGAGTTTGGTGAATGCTCTTCTCGGCGAAGACCGTGTGCTCGTGAGCAATGTCCCCGGTACGACTCGAGACTTTGTCGAGGTGCGTCTCTTCTTGGAAGGCGGCGAAATTCGCCTGGTTGATACCGCAGGTATCGCCGACAAGGCCATGGACGAACTCGATGCGCTCAGCATGAAAAAGTCCCGCGAGATTTTGGAAGAGGCGGACCTTAAGATTTTAGTTGTTGATGGGTCAGACGAGAGCGATCCTGTTGTCCAGCCTGATTTTATTGTCCACTCCAAGTGCGACTTGACCTCTTGTCATCCTGAGCACGCGAAGCGTGTCGAAGGATCTCTCCGTATCTCCTCCAAGACGGGCGAGGGACTAGCTGAACTCAAGGGTGTCATGAACGCGGCCTTGTTCAAGAAAAACGAGAATCAAGAAGATCTTTGGATTACCAGTGAACGAGAAAAGGCTTGCCTTGAAGAGGCTCTCGCTGGAGTCAATCGCGTGCTCAACTTGCTTAAGACAAATCCGGCGGTGGAGCTGCTTGCTTTTGAAATGCAGCTGGTGCGTCGTGCATTGCAGAGTATAACGGGCGAAATTTCGTCCGAAGACATTTTACAATCTATTTTCGCGGGGTTCTGCATTGGAAAGTAGTTATATCGGAGCTTTGCTTGCCATTTTCATGTTCGGCTCCTACATGGTGCCTCTTAAAAAATGGCCGAATTATTCCAGCTGGGCGTACCTTTCAATGATGACCTTGGGCGCGCTTTTGAGTGCGCTTGCGGTTGCGTTCTATACGGGGACTTTTAATGTACACCCGGTGGGCGTGCTTTGCGGTTTGATGTGGGTCGTGGGTGGCGCTTTCTGTTTTTGGGCGGTGCAGGCCGAAGCTGACCTTGCGGGCGCAGGCGTGCGTTCCATGGGCGTGAGCATTCTGGCTTCGTTCCTGTCGGGCGTGCTCCTGTTCGGTGAAGAGTCCAAGTTCGTTCTTTCGATTCCTGCTATCGCTTGTTTTCTGATTGGCCTTTCGCGCCTTTCGCCGTCGCATGGCGGTTCCGTATTCAAGAACTGGCGCTCTCTTTTGGGAGGTCTCGCTTTTGGTACGTACCTGATTCCGTACAAGCTTGCGGTCCAGTCGGGTCTCTCGATGACCGATGTCGAATTCCTCTGCCCGTTTACGATTGGTCTTTTCTTCGGTAGTCAGGCACTGATTGCAGTGCTTGAAATCCGTCGCAAAAAAATGTTTGAATACAAACTTGTGCCGAGTCTCGTCACCGTTTTGATGGGCGTGCTCTGGATGGTTGGTATGCATGGCTGCTTCTGGGCCATTGACGTGAACGGTGCGCTCGGTTACGCCATCGGTTACCCGCTTACGCAGCTGAACTTGCTGGTAAACCTCGGCTGGGGCGTCTTTGTTTTC is a genomic window containing:
- the cysE gene encoding serine O-acetyltransferase translates to MNVEEIEHKIRCEAEKLVHDEPLSVLMITEQILNSKNFAAMLSVTLSCQLAGEVIDRAELEKVFGILYLKYPELVTCAGKDLYATVLRDPACTSFLEPLLFFKGFQGLQAYRAAHALWQEGRSFPAKMLQSIISRKFGMDIHPAAKIGYGLLIDHATNIVIGETAVVGNNVSFLHGVTLGGTGNEVGDRHPKIGNGVMLGAHAQLLGNIHIGDGAKIGAGAVVVSDVPAHTTYAGVPAVQVGKPHDEMPSFNMQQDFTRDCE
- the hpt gene encoding hypoxanthine phosphoribosyltransferase produces the protein MYRMSEKPLIDATEIHERVATLAREIAAAYDYDILISALTGAYMFTADLTRELAKVQGINATQKRIAFIKASSYGESMESSGKLQVQGLERINLQGKKILMVDDIADTGSTLLGLCEMLREAGVQDVRTCVLLNKQERREVDITADFVGFEIANEFVVGYGLDYANNYRFLPDIWTLQETN
- a CDS encoding DUF3536 domain-containing protein, with product MEKKHPLYFTIHGHFYQPPRENPWTGVIENQPSARPFHDWNDRIASECYSPNSASRILSPNGRIVDIVNNYDFMSFNMGPTLMGWIRTNAPDTYKRIQEADKRSAERLNGHGNAIAQVYNHIIMPLASAEDKKTQIRWGIEDFKFHFGRMPEAMWLAETAINFETVVELIKAGIKYTILSPTQADKFRKLGDTEWTGCSNTDIDTTRPYRIYPRNKDGVLVCDGYLDVFFYNPWLSSAVGFEHLLRDAGTFGNRIRDAWDEKRTDPQLVSIGTDGESYGHHEPFGDMCAAWLYNHYAPDHNMVPVNYGWFLEEFPPQHEVLLKNFYSEGCAWSCAHGVGRWYRDCGCSTGGGPGWNQKWRGPLRDAFNHLKKLADDIFYREFEKISDVDPWEARNNFVEVLVAPEDESRIKAFLAKTVKDPNDPDMCAKAIRLLEIQKFCLFSFTSCGWFFNDIEGLEPVQNMRYALRAMELLEPFLPYGHHIKNEVISILARATSNEHKWNGAEVFTNYAEEKVPVVVKEMAEQAAMFHLNLEDDSEKNKKIVATKIASRRRQTLVRTEYYDKYINERRISTVLAITDMLGRINLVVADGENEQNGLKFVENPNMSTQELQDTYPTAYVVRMRNLMSDSIKRINQISTKKYLNEITESFSNFALSHGLSIDSLADLDHTLPDTMRKILSLEINSKIHHLALAYMESDDQKVFDEIKDLIEEAKALHTHFSFGGTGRMFHAKLVKLIDSVFESFDPAAVKHITGLITVADWLGLGIDKTSLENKVFPAYQEYVKYPTSKIAALKPMFSWLNFET
- a CDS encoding glycosyl hydrolase, whose product is MGCKLLAALSAFSMVSAFAAPTMYEAEDLPGASVAEGAEFSGGKYAKTADPSGITFTVKVEETAVYDITTKVLIKQYDWTTSKIAVNGVDVGSMLTTPRNCDSSYVVSASAKMKAGENKITVGNQALGVDYITIERHPDPTFNIGTAPVTPNASESAQKLYSFLRENFGKKTISGMMISDQNFNYNYGDMKLLGPGECTPADSCKFSDEEVSWKGQTDIAEFYKRSGHYPAIGGFDMLFAAGGHHEEGWFKGYTENNLFMTEDLWKMGGIPTYTWHWKVGEDTVFYTQGTPAGFNNPGCTEGVMGTSNTNTCFNYTKAFKGDKCQEIDETSQEYKDIVADVDIVSGYFKQLQDKGIAVVWRPLHEASGGWFWWGTASAECYVQLYRLVFKRMVETNKLNNLIWVWNINTDPKFGYDYSALNAAWYPGDEYVDIVAVDIYDPLNDHNSAANYYNKIVSDVGTSKMIALSENGAIPDIDSIAEDKAYWSYWMTWSQTWSGNFLEKTPADMWKRNLDDERIIALDNMPGWDKYIAEVTTSAFNRISNKLSITLQGNNLNITIPQAGHTSIALFDMLGHKVASLAKGNLPAGSLQFSLEGIASGNYIVRAKNGTAGYAQRIRVK